The window GATATTTGATAAATTTTACGGCATCAACTGAGTATGAATATGAGTATGATAATTCTAAAAATGAAACTAATATATTTAGAATAGGAACATATCATTCATTAAATACTATAAAAAATGAAGAAGGATGGTGTATAACTAAAGAATGGTATACAGATCCTTTTGCAGATTCTCTTAATTTAGAAAATATAAAATTTGATGATATTAAAAAACATATTTTAGAGCAAGAAAAAAGAGATAGTTCAAATATGAATGAGAGAAGAAAAAAAGCATTGGAATATGCAGATATGTTCTGTGGTGCAGCAGCAGATGAGGAGCATGATTATAAGTATAACAAGAAATATAGGAATTATAATCCATTAGGAGGAGATTGTGCTAATTTTGCATCTCAAATACTACATGAGGGAGGAAACTTTAGAAAAACAAGAGCGTGGAATTATGATTCTGGTGGAGCTACTAAAGCTTGGGTAAATGCACATGCATTCAAAAATTATATGATATATAGTGGAAGAGCTTCTTTAATAGCATATGGAGATTATGACAAGGTTTATAAGGCATCGTATAAACTTGAACCAGGTGATTTTGTAGCTTATGAAAAAAAAGGAAAGGTAACTCATATTTCGGTTGTGACAGGTTCTGATTCTAAGGGATATTCTTTTGTGAATTGCCATAATACTGATAGATATAGAGTGCCTTGGGATCTTGGTTGGAGTAATAAAAAAATAAAGTTTTGGCTTGTTAGGGTACATTATTGATAAGTTTGGCTATTATGTATTGACATTAGGGGTTAAATGTAGTATTTTAAATTATAATGTAACAAATAATATATTTGTTTCAAATTCGTTTTATTTAGGAGGATGTTTTAAATGAAAAAGGGAACTGTTAAATGGTTTAATGCAGAAAAAGGTTATGGATTTTTATCTATCGAAGGTGGAGAAGATGTATTCGTACATTTTTCAGCTATAGAAGGAGATGGATATAAGTCATTAGAAGAAGGACAACAAGTTGAGTTTGAAGTAGTTGATGGAGCTAGAGGTCCTCAAGCTGCTAATGTTGTTAAATTATAATATTTAATTTGTATATGATCTATATAGATTAACCATATTAAAAAGTCGCTTTTGCAAAAGCGACTTTTATTATACACAAGGAAACTACATGATTTTGAATTTGTGTATAACATTGATTGAAAAACTACACTTGCAACTATTTTTAAGCAACAGATTCGTGAGACTTATTGGCCCATGAGTCACCGTGTTAGCGAGTAGACGAATTTTTAGTTTGTATCATTTTTTGTATAAAATTTATTATCTACAAAGAATAATAAGGCAAATACATTTAAAACTCCTATAAGTGCTGCAAAAAATAACTTTTTAAAGTTATCTATCTGTGAAAATTGATATGATGATATTAAGCTTAAAACAATTCCGAACGAACTCATCAATAGACCTACAAATCTTATTATATTATTCAAAAAAATCCCCCCTCGAATAATTAAAGTTTTTAGTTAAAGTGAAATACTATATTTATAAGTATAACATGATATAAGTTGATTTTATTATGGGAATTTATACATTAGGTCAAGCTTGACATCTTTTTTAATCTCAAGTAACATATTAATTATACGGACTAAAATTTAAAAATAGGGGAGAAAACATATGAATATAGCTTTTTTTCTTACACCTAAAGTAGAGGTAGCTTATTTAACACCAGAATCGACAATGCGTCAAGCTTTAGAAAAAATGGAGTACCACAGATACACAGCTATTCCTATAATTAATGATGATGGAAGGTATGTAGGAACAATTACAGAAGGGGATTTGCTTTGGAAGTTAAAAAATACACCAGATTTAAATTTTAAAAATACTAGTAAAATTTTATTAAGGGAAATATCTAGAAAAATGGATAATAAACCTGTTTATATTGATTCAAATATAGAAGATTTGATTTCACTAAGTATAAATCAAAATTTTGTACCTGTTGTAGATGATCAAAAGGTTTTTATAGGGATAATAACTAGAAGTGATATAATAGATTATTGTTATAAATTTTTATTTAATAAAAAAAATTAAAAATGTGTTGACACTTTAAAATTATGTGTGTATAATACATATTAAGTTAAAAAAACAAACGAAATGACATCAAATCCAGAGAAGTGGATAGTAGATATGATGATTGTTAAAGCGAGCTAGAGTTGGTGTGAGTCTAGTAACATAGTTGTATTGAAGAGAGCCATGGAGGAGATTTTCTGAAATAGCAGTAGGAAAATACGGTACCTATCGTTAAAGGATAATGAGTGGATACATTTTTATTGTATCAACAAGAGTGGTAACACGGGCATATACCTCGTCTCTTATTTTTAAGAGACGAGTTTTTTATTATATAAAAATAAATATTTAAATCCAGAGAAGTGGATAGTAGGTATGATGATTGTTAAAGCGAGCTAGAGTTGGTGTGAGTCTAGTAACATAGTTGTATTGAAGAGAGCCATGGAGGAGATTTTCTGAAATAGTAGTACGAAAATACGGACCTATCGTTAAAGGATAATGAGTGGATAC is drawn from Tepidibacter hydrothermalis and contains these coding sequences:
- a CDS encoding amidase domain-containing protein; amino-acid sequence: MFIIMNKRKFIISIICILALTISLSSLEIKSKVITVFTDKECVQILEEIFETRNKALLDGDESKLNNLYDKSTKYGVWAYEHEMKKMKYLHIWSNKQGITFKDIKTKVKINRIKPKEGGYLINFTASTEYEYEYDNSKNETNIFRIGTYHSLNTIKNEEGWCITKEWYTDPFADSLNLENIKFDDIKKHILEQEKRDSSNMNERRKKALEYADMFCGAAADEEHDYKYNKKYRNYNPLGGDCANFASQILHEGGNFRKTRAWNYDSGGATKAWVNAHAFKNYMIYSGRASLIAYGDYDKVYKASYKLEPGDFVAYEKKGKVTHISVVTGSDSKGYSFVNCHNTDRYRVPWDLGWSNKKIKFWLVRVHY
- a CDS encoding cold-shock protein encodes the protein MKKGTVKWFNAEKGYGFLSIEGGEDVFVHFSAIEGDGYKSLEEGQQVEFEVVDGARGPQAANVVKL
- a CDS encoding CBS domain-containing protein, producing the protein MNIAFFLTPKVEVAYLTPESTMRQALEKMEYHRYTAIPIINDDGRYVGTITEGDLLWKLKNTPDLNFKNTSKILLREISRKMDNKPVYIDSNIEDLISLSINQNFVPVVDDQKVFIGIITRSDIIDYCYKFLFNKKN